One segment of Coleofasciculus sp. FACHB-1120 DNA contains the following:
- a CDS encoding DUF4157 domain-containing protein: MSKKVEAQVKTSSTPTTATTPVQPQFQQRSFSSEVEPVATEQVGEQPDLQTQLDKATCFGHYFGRVKVYSDLPQVIQPKLVIGPPGDKYEQEADQVAARVMAMPNPVSQLSAQRQPSEESKSPLTTSILRTAQRQEPQQPIQRKSLLQRRVQSDGSHEATSEIETQLNKSQGSGSPLPNEVRSFMEPRFGADFSSVRVHTGGEAVQMNRELGAQAFTHGSDVYFGAGKSPGNNELMAHELTHVVQQTGETQLNTKLQPICARIQRGGSNKPAENKLFFTRPVTEDMLSWAPEELAAHMFSSVLNRSKDYVREQMKRDEADPLCIRLIGDWGVTPKQLAEKEEFSFFLEEAAYYAHRGNAEGTEDLARDEHGQAEGYDEREAEFNQLPAKDQSEINLEANWRYWKDLGDKNQTKIKKGEESKSRLWLNIRDELLYQREQIQNLPDKVKLILRPEGNKVIAPKDYEQVIRIGRKIMTFDDLDLSTYLQRNLAITDDWNTLEKSIDRFLAFKAGAKEKISDVMELVKDEDWGVDEETEKLSLEEMRYLSLQERLKLIDYISNGTLVLDDDEQTLIKLIASTPTKDGKALLESFKKNHAGLLKRLESAIDGQENKEYNGALRNIFFQGLNPEEAIEAMEKAKIFPWADPGLIKATYNVRFYYEDVELTDDGQLKVTYWINLVFGGMKTTTQYLDPYEVVGVHFFMDEEFADTKKGNTIYMPAINLISLKNKQLKTEFNAAVDVTLLFAGGVGLAAKGTRLAKAVAALDLTLGTAGIVINDFRSEIGSTEAGKKFLKAWDIANTAIAIYGITRVVVELPNTIRNLRTAYQEFRQAANSSLSPDNLKNLDTEANTLFKKADEAIEEAGKAPKSSGTEPSTLKPAETLTQNVDEIRANLRSKLPDEILRKLSDEDLKALNLLDQQALQELRGVAKSEDISKLTQLIRQDSDLANRLLREAPFEDVKAFSERFSRAQKRVTEPVEGLYASVNADNVPANWNIQTKVQGNKLVSTVKFTKADGSIENGQMTRSYDPNSGTFVMEEAFLDKLPSFIESGIPMVKKKGTPLVTFLTIHQMKKFGIAIGSIKKVKMSTIQNFETILHLHWLRKKYPGKSIDELIMHSHSVNYAETSIVQSGHKIVGTKVGGTQARTRPVGSLMEHYETHDPRDIAKHDALLKKYGFERTESMYMNFDIELHLAPAK, from the coding sequence ATGAGCAAAAAAGTCGAAGCCCAAGTAAAAACCTCATCAACACCGACTACTGCCACCACCCCGGTTCAGCCACAATTTCAGCAACGCTCATTTTCATCCGAAGTAGAACCAGTCGCAACCGAGCAAGTCGGTGAGCAACCAGATTTACAAACGCAGCTAGATAAAGCCACTTGTTTTGGTCATTACTTCGGTCGGGTGAAAGTCTATAGTGATCTACCCCAAGTTATTCAACCCAAACTTGTAATTGGGCCGCCAGGGGATAAATATGAGCAGGAAGCTGACCAAGTAGCCGCACGGGTGATGGCAATGCCTAACCCAGTTAGCCAATTATCTGCTCAACGTCAACCCAGTGAAGAATCAAAGTCGCCTTTAACTACCTCTATCCTCCGCACCGCTCAACGTCAGGAACCACAGCAGCCAATTCAAAGAAAATCCTTATTGCAAAGAAGAGTTCAATCAGATGGGAGTCATGAAGCGACTAGCGAGATTGAAACTCAGCTGAATAAAAGTCAGGGTAGCGGAAGTCCTTTACCCAATGAAGTGCGTTCTTTTATGGAGCCTCGCTTTGGAGCTGATTTTAGCAGCGTGCGGGTGCATACGGGTGGTGAAGCGGTGCAGATGAATCGGGAGTTAGGGGCACAGGCTTTTACTCATGGGAGTGATGTCTATTTTGGGGCCGGGAAGTCTCCTGGGAATAATGAGTTGATGGCACATGAGTTGACCCATGTAGTGCAGCAGACAGGTGAAACTCAGCTAAATACTAAACTGCAACCAATATGTGCAAGGATTCAGCGAGGTGGTTCAAATAAGCCTGCTGAAAACAAATTATTCTTCACCAGACCTGTAACAGAAGATATGCTGTCGTGGGCACCAGAAGAACTGGCAGCGCACATGTTCTCATCTGTTCTTAATCGAAGTAAGGACTATGTACGCGAACAGATGAAGCGTGACGAGGCCGATCCACTTTGTATTAGACTTATCGGGGATTGGGGAGTTACTCCAAAACAACTAGCAGAAAAGGAGGAGTTTAGTTTTTTCCTCGAGGAAGCTGCATATTATGCCCATCGAGGAAATGCTGAAGGAACAGAAGACCTCGCAAGAGATGAGCATGGTCAGGCAGAAGGATATGACGAACGAGAAGCTGAATTTAATCAGTTGCCAGCCAAGGATCAATCTGAGATTAACCTCGAAGCAAATTGGCGGTACTGGAAAGATTTAGGTGACAAAAATCAAACCAAAATAAAAAAAGGGGAAGAATCAAAATCGCGCCTATGGCTTAATATTCGAGATGAACTCTTATATCAGCGGGAGCAGATTCAAAACTTACCCGACAAAGTTAAACTCATCCTTCGTCCAGAAGGCAATAAAGTAATTGCGCCTAAAGATTACGAGCAGGTCATCCGCATTGGACGGAAAATCATGACCTTCGATGATCTGGACTTATCGACATATCTTCAGCGCAATCTTGCCATTACAGACGATTGGAACACCCTTGAAAAATCGATTGATCGGTTTTTGGCGTTCAAGGCAGGAGCCAAGGAGAAGATTTCGGATGTCATGGAGTTGGTTAAGGATGAAGATTGGGGTGTAGATGAGGAAACAGAAAAGCTTAGTTTAGAGGAGATGCGTTATCTCTCTTTACAAGAACGTCTGAAACTGATTGATTATATCTCCAATGGTACATTGGTTTTAGACGATGACGAACAGACTCTCATCAAGCTTATTGCTTCGACACCTACGAAGGATGGCAAAGCATTACTGGAGAGCTTCAAGAAAAACCATGCTGGATTATTGAAGCGCCTTGAAAGTGCTATTGATGGGCAAGAAAACAAAGAATATAACGGAGCCTTGCGGAACATCTTCTTTCAGGGCTTGAACCCCGAAGAAGCGATTGAAGCAATGGAAAAAGCAAAGATTTTCCCCTGGGCTGATCCAGGCTTAATTAAGGCAACGTATAACGTCAGATTTTACTATGAAGATGTTGAATTAACTGATGACGGACAGCTTAAAGTAACCTATTGGATCAACTTAGTTTTTGGAGGCATGAAAACAACCACACAGTATCTAGATCCGTACGAAGTTGTTGGTGTTCACTTCTTCATGGACGAGGAATTTGCCGACACTAAGAAGGGTAATACCATCTACATGCCAGCGATCAATCTGATTTCACTCAAGAACAAACAACTCAAGACTGAATTCAACGCAGCAGTAGATGTGACTCTGCTGTTTGCTGGAGGAGTTGGGCTAGCAGCGAAAGGCACACGTCTAGCAAAAGCAGTAGCTGCGTTGGACTTAACTCTAGGTACTGCTGGAATAGTCATTAACGATTTTCGTAGTGAAATTGGCAGCACGGAAGCAGGGAAGAAGTTCCTCAAAGCCTGGGATATCGCCAATACTGCAATCGCTATATACGGGATTACTCGAGTGGTTGTGGAACTACCGAATACCATTCGCAACCTTCGCACAGCCTATCAGGAATTTCGTCAAGCAGCCAATTCTAGCCTCAGCCCAGACAACCTCAAAAATCTTGATACAGAAGCCAATACGCTGTTTAAAAAAGCAGATGAGGCCATTGAAGAAGCTGGGAAAGCTCCCAAATCATCTGGTACCGAACCTTCTACCCTTAAACCCGCTGAAACTCTCACACAAAATGTTGATGAGATTCGAGCCAATCTCCGCAGCAAGTTGCCGGATGAAATCCTGAGAAAATTGTCTGATGAAGACCTTAAAGCGTTGAATTTGCTTGACCAGCAAGCCCTACAGGAGTTGCGAGGTGTCGCAAAGAGCGAAGACATCTCCAAACTGACTCAGCTCATTCGCCAAGACTCCGATTTGGCGAACCGCCTGCTGCGGGAGGCACCTTTTGAAGACGTTAAGGCTTTCTCAGAACGATTTAGTCGGGCGCAGAAGCGTGTCACCGAACCAGTTGAAGGTCTGTATGCCTCAGTGAATGCCGATAATGTCCCCGCCAACTGGAATATTCAAACAAAAGTCCAGGGGAATAAGCTTGTGTCTACAGTAAAGTTCACGAAAGCTGATGGCTCGATTGAAAACGGTCAGATGACTCGCAGCTACGACCCTAACTCAGGTACGTTTGTGATGGAAGAAGCCTTTCTCGATAAATTACCGAGTTTCATTGAAAGTGGTATACCGATGGTGAAAAAGAAAGGTACGCCTTTAGTCACGTTTCTGACGATTCACCAGATGAAGAAATTTGGCATTGCCATTGGAAGCATCAAGAAAGTGAAGATGAGTACCATTCAAAACTTCGAGACTATCTTGCACTTACATTGGCTGCGGAAGAAGTATCCTGGCAAGAGTATTGATGAATTAATCATGCATTCTCACTCAGTTAACTATGCTGAAACATCCATTGTTCAATCGGGGCATAAGATTGTCGGTACAAAAGTAGGTGGCACGCAGGCACGTACTAGACCTGTAGGCAGTTTAATGGAGCATTATGAGACGCATGATCCTAGAGATATTGCCAAACATGACGCTCTGCTTAAGAAGTATGGTTTTGAGCGGACTGAATCGATGTATATGAACTTTGATATTGAGCTACATTTGGCTCCAGCTAAATAA
- a CDS encoding IS1 family transposase, with the protein MQCPQCHSTQTAKNGQRRGRQCYKCKQCGRQFLESYRPWRYSNEVKQLCIKMYLNGMGLRGIERVTKIHHTTVMHWIREAGHRLDDAPEAEEIPEVTDLDELQTFVGSKRNKLWIWTAVNHKQAGILAWVIGDRSRETFKRLWSIVKCWQCFFYVTDGWKVYPMFIDQGDQIVSKTYMTWVEGENTRLRHYLARLHRQSLCYSKSVDMLKCSLRLLLHYLKDRTVPLPA; encoded by the coding sequence ATGCAATGTCCTCAATGTCACTCAACTCAAACAGCTAAAAACGGTCAGCGTCGAGGAAGACAATGCTACAAGTGCAAGCAGTGCGGTCGTCAGTTCCTCGAATCCTACCGTCCTTGGCGCTACTCGAATGAAGTCAAGCAATTGTGCATCAAGATGTATCTTAACGGCATGGGGCTGCGGGGGATCGAACGAGTCACTAAGATCCACCACACAACTGTGATGCACTGGATTCGAGAAGCAGGACATCGACTGGATGATGCTCCAGAGGCTGAAGAGATCCCAGAGGTCACGGACTTGGACGAACTCCAAACCTTTGTCGGCAGCAAACGCAACAAGCTGTGGATTTGGACAGCTGTCAATCACAAGCAAGCGGGAATTTTGGCTTGGGTGATAGGTGATCGCAGTCGGGAAACCTTCAAGCGGTTGTGGTCGATAGTCAAATGCTGGCAATGCTTCTTCTATGTCACCGATGGATGGAAGGTGTACCCGATGTTCATTGATCAGGGTGACCAGATTGTGAGCAAGACCTATATGACTTGGGTAGAGGGAGAGAACACTCGGTTACGGCACTACTTGGCACGGTTGCATCGCCAGAGCTTGTGCTACTCCAAGTCGGTTGATATGTTGAAGTGTTCGCTGCGGTTGCTGCTTCACTACTTGAAGGATAGGACAGTGCCTCTGCCAGCTTAG